The DNA region GGCTGAGCGTATTTGATGTGAACCCGCAGGCGGTTCAGGCGCTGGTGGAGCATGGCGCACGGGCGGCGGCAACGCCCGCGCAGGCCGCAGCGGACGCCGAATTCGTCATTACCATTCTGCCAAACGGTGACCTGGTGCGCAGCGTATTGTTCGGCGAGCACGGCGTGTGCGATGGGTTATCCCGCGACGCGCTGGTGATAGATATGTCCACCATTCATCCGCTGCAAACCGACGCGCTGATCCGCGACATGGCGGCGCGCGGCTTCAGCCTGATGGACGTCCCGGTCGGGCGCACGTCTGACCATGCCATCGCCGGTACGTTACTTCTGCTGGCCGGCGGCACGGCGCAGCAGATTGAGCGCGCTACCCCGGTACTCATGGCGATGGGCAACGAGCTGATTAACGCCGGCGGGCCGGGCATGGGCATCCGCGTGAAGCTTATCAATAACTACATGAGCATCGCCCTGAACGCGCTGTCGGCCGAGGCCGCCGTGCTCTGCGAAGCGCTCGGTCTCTCCTTCGACGTGGCGCTCAAGGTGATGAGCGGCACGCCTGCGGGCAAAGGCCACTTCACGACCTCATGGCCGAACAAGGTGCTGAAAGGAGATCTTTCACCCGCCTTCATGATCGACCTGGCGCATAAAGATCTGGGCATTGCGCTCGACGTGGCCAATCAGCTCCACGTTCCGATGCCGCTCGGCGCGGCCTCCCGCGAAGTTTACAACCAGGCACGCGCCGCCGGGCGCGGGCGCGAAGACTGGACGGCCATTCTCGAACAGGTTCGCGCATCTGCCGGGCTGAAAAAAATCACACTGATACGAAAGGACTGAGGAATGACGATGTACACCCTGAAAGATATCACCCGACCTTCCGGCGGTTTTGCGATGCTGGCCGTAGACCAGCGCGAAGCGATGCGCCTGATGTTTGCGGCGGCAGGCGCGCCGGTGCCGGTCACCGACCAGCACCTCACGGATTTTAAGGTTAACGCCGCCAAAATCCTGTCGCCTTACGCCTCCGCCATTCTCGTCGACCAGCAGTTCTGCTATCGCCAGATTGTGGCGCAGCAGGCCGTTGCCAAGAGCTGCGCGATGATTGTGGCCGCCGACGAGTTCATACCGGGCAACGGTATTCCGGTCGACAGCGTGGCGATCGACAAGAACATCGACG from Enterobacter chengduensis includes:
- the yihU gene encoding sulfolactaldehyde 3-reductase; translated protein: MSAIAFIGLGQMGAPMAKNLLKQGHRLSVFDVNPQAVQALVEHGARAAATPAQAAADAEFVITILPNGDLVRSVLFGEHGVCDGLSRDALVIDMSTIHPLQTDALIRDMAARGFSLMDVPVGRTSDHAIAGTLLLLAGGTAQQIERATPVLMAMGNELINAGGPGMGIRVKLINNYMSIALNALSAEAAVLCEALGLSFDVALKVMSGTPAGKGHFTTSWPNKVLKGDLSPAFMIDLAHKDLGIALDVANQLHVPMPLGAASREVYNQARAAGRGREDWTAILEQVRASAGLKKITLIRKD